The DNA window GCGTCGACGAACGGAATGCCGGTCGTGCCGGCGGCCCACCGCTCGAAGGACTTGTCGTAGTAGCGCCAGTCGATGTCGTTGCCGTTGATGCCACCGGGGCGGAAGAGGCGCTCGCCGGCCTTCCACGTGACGTAGCTGAAGAAGTCGCGCCAGATCAGCTCAAACTTCATCCAGTACGTCGACTTGTTGTCGACCCGTTGGTCCTCGTAGCGCTCCACCTCCTCGTGGATCTGCCGGGGCGTAATGCAGCCGTGGGCGAGCCAAGCACTGAACTTCGCGGAGTAGTTGGCCCCGAGCAGGCCGTTGCGTGTGGCCTTGTACTTCTTCAGAAAGTCCCCGCGCCAGATGTATTCGTCGATGCGGTCGTGCCCGCGGCTCTCGCCCCCGCGGAAGGGGAGCACGCCCCGCTCGTCGACGGTCCCGTCGTCGTCGAAGCCGAGCTCGTCGAGGGTCGGGATCGACCCCGGATTGAGGTCTTCAGGCAGGGGGAGCAGCGAGTCCGGCGCGTCCAGGGTGGGCCGGACCGTGCTCTTTTTCTCTACGGCCTTTCGAAAGTTTGTGTAGACCTTCGGAATGTCATCGGGGCCGTCGAAGGGAACGTCGTCGATGTGGTAGAGCGTCTTTCCCCAGAAGAAGCCGGGCGTGGCGCCGGTGTCCCGGAGCGCATCCTCTACGGCCGTCTCCACGTCCTCCTCCTCGCCCCCGATCTCCTGGAACTGAAGCACCTCGTTGGCGCCGGTTTGCCGCACGAGCTCCGGCAGGATGTCCTCGGGACGCCCCCCACGGACCACGAGATCCGCCCCGAGGTCCTGAACCGAGTCCCGCAGATCCTGCACGCTTTCGCGGAGAAAACGGGCCCGGATGGAGCTCATCTTCGGCAGGTCGAACATCGTCGTGCCGAAGTGACGCGGGTCGAAGCAGTAGACCGGAATGACCTGGTCGTAGTGGTCGGCCGCGTAGCGGAGAGGGGCGTGGTCGCGCACGCGGAGGTCGTTCCGAATCCAAACGAGGGCGGTTGAAAGCACGGTGTCGGTACGGTGGACTGGTGAGGGTCGGTGTGACGCACGCCGAAAGAAGAACGGGCAGGGACGTCCCGGGACGCCTGCGCGCTACTCCTCCTTGGCCCAGGGGATGTGGTCGCGGTCCTTGTTGCGGCGGCAGCGTTCGCTGCAGTACTTCACGTTTTCCCAGTCGTCCTCCCACTTCTTGCGCCACTCAAACTCGCGATTGCACACGGGACATGTTTTCGTGGGGAGATTTTGGTGACTCATGGCACGCGGACGCTTGTGTCTGAGAATATCGTTCGGGCATACGGTCCCGGCGAAAGGGCGTGCCTGAGCGGTGGGGCTTCTTACACGCTCGTCAAGACCGGCCGACTTCGCACGGTTCTCACGACATTTCGGCCGACGAGCGGATGCAGGCACGCGCCGCACAGGAACAGACGCAAAAAAGGGACCGTATTTGCCCGTGTCATACAAAAGAGGCCAGCGGCAATTGCCGCTGGCTGCCTGTCTGTCTGGGGCCATAGCTCAGCTGGTAGAGCGCTGGAATCGCACTCCAGAGGTCCTGGGTTCGAATCCCAGTGGCTCCACTTCTTGTTCGCAACCCGGGCGCGTCATGCGAGACCCCCGCTTCTGTCTTCAGGCAGGAGCGGGGGATTGCTATGTATGAGGGAATGGGCGCTACTCTTGTAGGTGGGCGGGAATCTCATCGGGAATGGTCCAGAGGTACAACACGTCCCCGTCCACGGTGACCGTCGAGTCGGGCTCCCAGCCGTTCATGTCGAAGCTGTGGGAGACCACCCGCGTCCCCGGGTCGAGCTGCTCGAAGAGCATCGGACGAAGCCTCAGGTTGACCTCCGGGAAGAGGTACATCGTCACGACGGTCGCGTCGCTGAAGTCGGCCTCGAAGAGGTCCTGGTGCCGAAATTCCACCCGGTCGCTCACCCCGGCGAGCTTGGCCCGCTTCCGGGCCCGCTGGACGAGGTCGGGCTTGATCTCGATTCCGACGCCGCGGGCGCCGTGTTGCTTGGCAGCCGCGATGGGGACGCGCCCGTCGCCACTGCCGAGGTCGTACACCGTGTCGGACTCCGTGACGCCGGCGAGCTCGAGCATGCCCTCGACCGTCTTCTCGGGGCTCACGACGAAGGGGACGTCGGCATCGACCGTCGAGTCCACGATTGAAGGGGACGTCGCGGGCGCAGGGCCCTGCACGGCCGAGGTGTCCGGCCCACGGGTCGACGATGGATCCGGATCCTGCGCACAGCCGGCGAGGGGAAGGAGTCCGGCCCCCACGAGACTGCACACGAGGAGCGGAACGACCAGTGTGCGCGCGAAGGGAGAGGCGGGACGCATGGTTGAAGGGCAGCCAAGGGAGGGAACGCGAGTAAGATGCTACGCCCGCCGCGGCTGCACCGTGGAATCGGGAAGCCAGGACCAGTCCGGAAGCTTCGACCGCACGGTGCGGGCCGTCAGTTCGAGGCTCACGTAGGCGACCGGAATGAGCAGCAGCGTGATGAGCGTCGACGCCGTGAGTCCCCCGATGACGACTCGGGCAAGTGCGGCCTGAATCTCTGCTCCCGCCCCGATGCCCAACGCCAGGGGCACAAGGCCCAGCACGGTCGTGAGCGTGGTCATGAGGATTGGACGCAGGCGCAGGCGCCCCGCCTCGGCCACGGCCTCCGTAAGCGGAAGATCCCTATCGCGCCGCATTAGATTGATGTAGTCGACCAGCACGATGGCATTGTTCACCACGATGCCGATGAGCATGACAAACCCCATCACGCTCTGAATGTTGACGGTGGTGCCGGTGAAGACAAGCGTAGGCAATACGCCTACGAGAACGAGCGGGACACTGAACATGACGATGAGCGGGTCCAAGAACCTCTCGAACTGACCGGCCATCACCATGTAGATGAGCACGAGCGCCATGAAGATTGCGATGAGGAAGTCGGTCTGCGCCTTCTGTTGCTCGCGATACTGGCCCCCGAAGGTGACTGAAAACCCCTCGGGAAGGGATAGGGTGGAAACTTT is part of the Salinibacter ruber DSM 13855 genome and encodes:
- a CDS encoding DASH family cryptochrome; the protein is MLSTALVWIRNDLRVRDHAPLRYAADHYDQVIPVYCFDPRHFGTTMFDLPKMSSIRARFLRESVQDLRDSVQDLGADLVVRGGRPEDILPELVRQTGANEVLQFQEIGGEEEDVETAVEDALRDTGATPGFFWGKTLYHIDDVPFDGPDDIPKVYTNFRKAVEKKSTVRPTLDAPDSLLPLPEDLNPGSIPTLDELGFDDDGTVDERGVLPFRGGESRGHDRIDEYIWRGDFLKKYKATRNGLLGANYSAKFSAWLAHGCITPRQIHEEVERYEDQRVDNKSTYWMKFELIWRDFFSYVTWKAGERLFRPGGINGNDIDWRYYDKSFERWAAGTTGIPFVDANMRELNRTGYMSNRGRQNVASMLSQSLKLDWRMGAAYFESRLVDYDVASNWGNWAYNSRVGNDPRARYFNIVKQAKRYDENGEYVRYWLPELADVPDKYVHEPNRMSHEQQKKYGCVLGADYPKPVVDLDKTYQRIRNERG
- a CDS encoding DUF2256 domain-containing protein, with product MSHQNLPTKTCPVCNREFEWRKKWEDDWENVKYCSERCRRNKDRDHIPWAKEE
- a CDS encoding SAM-dependent methyltransferase — protein: MRPASPFARTLVVPLLVCSLVGAGLLPLAGCAQDPDPSSTRGPDTSAVQGPAPATSPSIVDSTVDADVPFVVSPEKTVEGMLELAGVTESDTVYDLGSGDGRVPIAAAKQHGARGVGIEIKPDLVQRARKRAKLAGVSDRVEFRHQDLFEADFSDATVVTMYLFPEVNLRLRPMLFEQLDPGTRVVSHSFDMNGWEPDSTVTVDGDVLYLWTIPDEIPAHLQE